GTAGACGGCGCCGGCCCCGGGAGAGGTCTCGACCCAGGCCCGACCTCCGTGAGCCTGGGCGATGGCCGCAACTATCGACAATCCCAACCCCACCCCTCCGCTCTGACGAGATCGCGAAGGGTCGGAACGGAAGAAACGATCGAACACCTGATTCGCCTCCTCCTCCGACAGACCCGGCCCCTCATCGGCAACCTCGAGCACGGCCTCTCCCGGGGTCGTGATGACCCGGACATGAATCGGAGTGCGGGCCGGCGTGTGGATGAAAGCGTTGGTCAGCAGATTCGGGGCGACCTGGCGAAGCCGGACTTCGTCTCCGTCGACCACGACCGGTTCGGTGATCTCGAGGTCTATGGGGCGATCGGGCTCAATCACGCGGGCATCGTGTACGGCATCGCTCACCAGGCGGGCAAGATCCACCGGCCGGCGCTCGAGAGGCCGACCCTCGTCCAGTCTTGCCAGCAAGAGCAACTCCTCCACCAGCGTCCCCATGCGGGAGGATTCCTCTTCGATTCGCCGCATCGTCTTCGCGAGATCATCGGGGCGGGTGTCCGCGCCGCGGCGGAACAGCTCCGCGTAGCCGCGGATGGAAGTGAGCGGCGTGCGCAACTCGTGAGAAGCGTCAGATACGAAGCGACGGAGCCGCGCTTCCGACGCCTGGCGCGCAGCGAACGCGGTCTCGATCCGCTCGAGCATCGCGTTCAGCGCAATCCCGAGGCGGCCTACCTCGGTGCGCGGCTCCGCCGGCTCCACCCGCCGGGACAGATCCCCGGCGGCGATAGCGTCAGCCGCGCGACCCATGTTCTCGAGCGGTCGCAGCCCGAGGCGAACCAGCCAGAGGGCCAGCGCCGCGATTCCGGCGAGCACCACGGCGGTAGCGAGCCCTTCCACCAACAGCAGCCGATGCAGAGTGGCGTCCACATCGCCGAGGGGGTATGCAACGACAACCGTTCCCTCACCGCCGGCAAGAGCAGCCGCGAGGACTCGGTAGCGAATAGATGACCCACCCGTAGCGCCCGCCGTGAAAAATCTGGCCGAGCGCGAATCCCGCTGTGCCGACGAGCCGGGCAGACCGGCGGGAAGATGCGGTGGAACGTCGACCACGCCGAACCCGAACGACCTCGAGACAACAACGGCACCGGACGGATCCAACAACTCTGTGAATGTGGCGGAGGGTGCCGAGCCCCGGCGCTGGCCGGGCACGTTTGCGAACCCCAGTCCGGGCATCAGTCCGTTGACTACATCCTCCAACAACGCTCGCGTGGCCAGTGGCTGCGCCGCCTCCAGTTGCTGATCCAGCCGGTGA
This sequence is a window from Actinomycetota bacterium. Protein-coding genes within it:
- a CDS encoding HAMP domain-containing sensor histidine kinase — encoded protein: MTMSIRARLLLATVALVALGLLAADSATYVFLRSSLIHRLDQQLEAAQPLATRALLEDVVNGLMPGLGFANVPGQRRGSAPSATFTELLDPSGAVVVSRSFGFGVVDVPPHLPAGLPGSSAQRDSRSARFFTAGATGGSSIRYRVLAAALAGGEGTVVVAYPLGDVDATLHRLLLVEGLATAVVLAGIAALALWLVRLGLRPLENMGRAADAIAAGDLSRRVEPAEPRTEVGRLGIALNAMLERIETAFAARQASEARLRRFVSDASHELRTPLTSIRGYAELFRRGADTRPDDLAKTMRRIEEESSRMGTLVEELLLLARLDEGRPLERRPVDLARLVSDAVHDARVIEPDRPIDLEITEPVVVDGDEVRLRQVAPNLLTNAFIHTPARTPIHVRVITTPGEAVLEVADEGPGLSEEEANQVFDRFFRSDPSRSRQSGGVGLGLSIVAAIAQAHGGRAWVETSPGAGAVY